In a genomic window of Piliocolobus tephrosceles isolate RC106 chromosome 1, ASM277652v3, whole genome shotgun sequence:
- the MASP2 gene encoding mannan-binding lectin serine protease 2 isoform X2, translating into MRLLTLLGLLCSSVATPSGPKWPEPVFGRLASPGFPWEYANNLEWRWTLTAPPGYRLRLYFTYFDLELSHLCEYDFVKLSSGAKVLATLCGHESTDTERAPGNDTFYSPGSSLDITFHSDYSNEKPFTGFEAFYAAEDIDECQVAPGEAPACDHHCHNHLGGFYCSCRVGYVLHRNKRTCSEQSL; encoded by the exons ATGAG GCTGCTGACCCTCCTGGGCCTGCTGTGTAGCTCGGTGGCCACCCCCTCGGGCCCTAAGTGGCCTGAACCTGTGTTTGGGCGCCTGGCATCCCCTGGCTTTCCATGGGAGTACGCCAATAACCTGGAGTGGCGCTGGACCCTGACTGCACCCCCTGGTTACCGCCTGCGCCTCTACTTCACCTACTTTGACCTGGAGCTCTCCCACCTCTGCGAGTACGACTTCGTCAAG CTGAGCTCGGGGGCCAAGGTGCTGGCCACGCTGTGTGGGCATGAGAGCACAGACACGGAGCGGGCCCCTGGCAACGACACCTTCTACTCGCCGGGCTCCAGCCTGGACATTACCTTCCACTCCGACTACTCCAACGAGAAGCCGTTCACAGGGTTCGAGGCCTTCTACGCAGCCGAGG ACATTGACGAGTGCCAGGTGGCCCCGGGAGAGGCGCCCGCCTGCGACCACCACTGCCACAACCACCTGGGTGGTTTCTACTGCTCCTGCCGTGTAGGCTACGTCCTGCACCGTAACAAGCGCACCTGCTCAG AGCAGAGCCTCTAG